A genomic segment from Dermatobacter hominis encodes:
- a CDS encoding NAD(P)-dependent oxidoreductase — translation MSGRTILSTAPLRGPSVDDLRSLGELLVDPWIDHQPLRLYSAEDLAARAEEVGASVLICEADQCEGPVLELGLEAIGSTRGDPTNVDVEGATRHGIPVLRAPGRNADAVAELAVALLLAATRRIVAADRDVRTGQVYRDGSIPYQRFRSWQVAGRTVGIVGLGAVGRAAAWRFEGLGMRVISADPFAPDATHDLDDLLAEADVVSMHAAVTPDTVGLISAERIARMRPGAVYLNTARAALHDLDALTDALASGAVGAAGLDHFEGEHLGGDHPLVGMDNVVLTPHIGGATYDTEVHHTTSIADGLAALFRGETPANLANPEVMDRG, via the coding sequence GTGAGCGGCCGCACGATCCTGTCGACGGCACCGCTGCGGGGGCCGTCCGTCGACGACCTCCGCTCGCTCGGCGAGCTGCTCGTCGACCCGTGGATCGACCACCAGCCCCTGCGCCTGTACTCCGCCGAGGACCTCGCCGCCCGGGCCGAGGAGGTCGGGGCGTCGGTGCTGATCTGCGAGGCGGACCAGTGCGAGGGGCCGGTGCTCGAGCTCGGGCTCGAGGCGATCGGCTCCACCCGCGGCGATCCGACCAACGTCGACGTCGAGGGCGCGACCCGTCACGGGATCCCGGTGCTGCGCGCCCCGGGGCGCAACGCCGACGCCGTCGCCGAGCTGGCGGTCGCGCTGCTGCTCGCCGCCACCCGCCGGATCGTGGCCGCCGACCGGGACGTCCGGACCGGCCAGGTCTACCGGGACGGCTCGATCCCGTACCAGCGGTTCCGGAGCTGGCAGGTCGCCGGCCGGACGGTCGGCATCGTCGGGCTCGGGGCCGTCGGCCGGGCCGCGGCCTGGCGCTTCGAGGGCCTCGGGATGCGGGTGATCTCGGCCGATCCCTTCGCCCCTGACGCGACCCACGACCTCGACGACCTGCTCGCCGAGGCCGACGTCGTGTCGATGCACGCCGCGGTCACCCCCGACACGGTCGGGCTGATCTCGGCCGAGCGCATCGCACGGATGCGGCCGGGCGCGGTGTACCTGAACACCGCCCGGGCGGCGCTCCACGACCTCGACGCGCTCACCGACGCCCTCGCGTCGGGCGCCGTCGGCGCCGCCGGCCTCGACCACTTCGAGGGCGAGCACCTCGGCGGGGACCACCCGCTCGTCGGCATGGACAACGTGGTGCTGACGCCGCACATCGGCGGCGCCACGTACGACACCGAGGTCCACCACACGACGTCGATCGCCGACGGGCTCGCCGCGCTGTTCCGCGGCGAGACGCCGGCCAACCTCGCCAACCCGGAGGTGATGGACCGTGGCTGA
- a CDS encoding acyl-CoA dehydrogenase family protein: MNPELPDEAVELGEVARRAFASLGGVDVARRAEADPDLRRTLVAPLLAELGVDDLDPRRDEVAAAAAAAVCEAAGRVALPYPLASSIVRDRSGRPTAAVPQRRWRVDHGDLFGEWSVGALDGPGGTGAPTAAVASARLGPFLTDLGPTGGEPAPPVDVLLHVVLTAWVVLGGLDAAVGSAVEHVNGREQFGRPLARFQAVQFQVADASVAVAGLRELAAFTLWRLVSVGSEARADVLALRLHALDVARPVLRICQQLHGAAGFCDEYDVSVLVRSLQPGLRLPTSAERTAELLADAIACDGFDGLFPHGRGGR; the protein is encoded by the coding sequence GTGAACCCCGAGCTGCCCGACGAGGCGGTGGAGCTGGGCGAGGTGGCGCGGCGCGCCTTCGCGTCGCTCGGCGGCGTCGACGTCGCCCGCCGTGCCGAGGCGGACCCCGACCTGCGCCGGACGCTCGTCGCGCCGCTGCTCGCGGAGCTCGGCGTCGACGACCTCGATCCGCGCCGCGACGAGGTGGCCGCCGCCGCGGCCGCCGCGGTGTGCGAGGCCGCGGGCCGCGTCGCCCTGCCGTACCCGCTGGCGTCGTCCATCGTCCGGGACCGGTCCGGCCGGCCGACCGCCGCGGTCCCGCAGCGCCGGTGGCGGGTCGACCACGGCGACCTCTTCGGCGAGTGGAGCGTCGGCGCGCTCGACGGTCCCGGCGGCACCGGCGCCCCGACGGCGGCGGTGGCCTCCGCGCGCCTCGGCCCCTTCCTGACCGACCTCGGCCCCACCGGCGGCGAGCCGGCGCCGCCGGTCGACGTGCTCCTCCACGTCGTGCTCACGGCCTGGGTGGTCCTCGGCGGCCTGGATGCCGCAGTGGGGTCGGCCGTCGAGCACGTCAACGGGCGCGAGCAGTTCGGGCGCCCGCTGGCGCGGTTCCAGGCCGTGCAGTTCCAGGTGGCCGACGCGTCCGTCGCGGTGGCGGGGCTCCGGGAGCTGGCGGCCTTCACGCTGTGGCGGCTGGTCTCGGTCGGGTCCGAGGCCCGCGCCGACGTGCTCGCCCTGCGGTTGCACGCGCTCGACGTCGCCCGGCCGGTGCTGCGCATCTGCCAGCAGCTGCACGGCGCCGCCGGCTTCTGCGACGAGTACGACGTGTCGGTCCTCGTCCGGTCGCTGCAGCCGGGGCTGCGGCTCCCCACGAGCGCGGAGCGCACCGCGGAGCTGCTGGCCGACGCGATCGCCTGCGACGGCTTCGACGGCCTGTTCCCCCACGGGCGGGGCGGCCGATGA
- a CDS encoding class II aldolase/adducin family protein, with protein sequence MADVTTSPTTTADAVLAAAKEMLRTGLVEGTSGNISGRLPDGRVCLTPSSVAYETMALDDLVVVDLDGEVLDGHRSPTTEKDLHLSALRRYPELGSVVHTHAVHATMFALAHEPIPAVIEEVVVYVGGDVPCCEYRGTGTAELGEEVASRLADRGAVLLANHGLVTCGSSPEQALHHAALVERTAQIVWGARAMGAEIHPLPEKVNRDMAGVYRFMRENP encoded by the coding sequence GTGGCTGACGTGACCACCTCGCCGACGACGACGGCCGATGCCGTGCTCGCCGCGGCCAAGGAGATGCTCCGGACCGGCCTGGTCGAGGGCACCTCCGGCAACATCTCGGGACGGCTGCCCGACGGCAGGGTCTGCCTCACGCCGTCGTCGGTCGCCTACGAGACGATGGCGCTCGACGACCTGGTCGTCGTCGACCTCGACGGCGAGGTGCTCGACGGCCACCGCTCGCCGACCACCGAGAAGGACCTCCACCTCTCGGCGCTCCGGCGCTACCCGGAGCTCGGCTCGGTGGTCCACACCCACGCCGTGCACGCCACGATGTTCGCGCTCGCCCACGAGCCCATCCCGGCCGTGATCGAGGAGGTCGTGGTCTACGTCGGCGGCGACGTCCCCTGCTGCGAGTACCGGGGCACCGGCACCGCCGAGCTCGGCGAGGAGGTGGCGTCGAGGCTGGCCGACCGGGGCGCGGTCCTGCTCGCCAACCACGGGCTGGTGACCTGCGGGTCGTCGCCCGAGCAGGCGCTGCACCACGCCGCCCTGGTCGAGCGGACCGCGCAGATCGTGTGGGGCGCGCGTGCGATGGGCGCCGAGATCCACCCGCTGCCCGAGAAGGTGAACCGGGACATGGCCGGCGTCTACCGGTTCATGCGGGAGAACCCGTGA
- a CDS encoding class I adenylate-forming enzyme family protein yields the protein MTTFTGPDLASTPGIGALTLGAFLDEVVARSDADEALVLDDELRGGATVRWTYARLGDEARRIGRALVGAGVAPGDHVVVAMGNRPEAVAALFGASMAGAVVSPVSTFATRPELEHVLGLVPARVVLTQSRLATRRLGDDLRSLRGRPGTVAVLGEPSWDELLDRGTAVAPDDLRRRAVAATPDDPALVIFSSGTTSGPKAILHGHRAVALQFWLEAQVFGRHRATRMYCALPMFWTAGLNTAMGATLAAGGCWVMQEVFEAGAALALMARERVTEPYTLPHQTSALAEHPDWEATDLSAMTSVYGRSAFARHPSVQGDPGWIAPVGYGLSETCSSLSAHRSDTPREVARSGHGRLLPGALLRVLGTDGAALDAGQEGELAVGGATLMQRYLGAARAECLDADGFLHTGDTGHVDADGIVHYSGRRTEMIKTGGANVAPAEIEVQLRAFPPVKLSRVLGVPDDELGQVVVACVVCKDGRSTTAAEVRSFLRERVAAYKVPRRVLFLSEDEVPMTTASTKVRDDRLLAVVLDRLAADPDDGPAPAPVPRPPLETTGER from the coding sequence ATGACCACGTTCACCGGCCCGGACCTCGCCTCGACCCCGGGCATCGGGGCGCTGACCCTCGGCGCGTTCCTCGACGAGGTGGTGGCCCGCTCGGATGCCGACGAGGCGCTCGTGCTCGACGACGAGCTCCGGGGCGGTGCGACCGTCCGGTGGACCTACGCGCGGCTCGGGGACGAGGCGCGTCGCATCGGTCGAGCGCTCGTCGGGGCCGGGGTGGCACCGGGCGACCACGTCGTCGTGGCCATGGGCAACCGCCCCGAGGCCGTGGCGGCCCTGTTCGGCGCGTCGATGGCCGGTGCCGTCGTGTCGCCCGTGTCGACGTTCGCGACCCGCCCCGAGCTCGAGCACGTGCTCGGGCTGGTGCCCGCACGCGTCGTGCTGACCCAGTCCCGGCTCGCGACCCGCCGGCTCGGCGACGACCTGCGGAGCCTCCGGGGCCGGCCCGGCACGGTCGCGGTGCTGGGCGAGCCGAGCTGGGACGAGCTGCTCGACCGCGGCACGGCCGTCGCCCCCGACGACCTCCGCCGGCGCGCCGTGGCCGCCACGCCCGACGACCCGGCCCTCGTGATCTTCAGCTCCGGGACGACGAGCGGGCCCAAGGCCATCCTGCACGGCCACCGGGCCGTCGCCCTGCAGTTCTGGCTCGAGGCGCAGGTGTTCGGCCGCCACCGGGCGACCCGGATGTACTGCGCCCTGCCGATGTTCTGGACCGCGGGGTTGAACACCGCGATGGGCGCCACGCTGGCCGCCGGCGGGTGCTGGGTCATGCAGGAGGTGTTCGAGGCCGGGGCGGCGCTCGCGCTCATGGCGCGCGAGCGCGTGACCGAGCCCTACACGCTGCCGCACCAGACCAGTGCGCTGGCCGAGCACCCCGACTGGGAGGCGACCGACCTCTCGGCGATGACGAGCGTCTACGGGCGGTCCGCCTTCGCCCGCCACCCCTCGGTGCAGGGCGATCCCGGGTGGATCGCGCCGGTCGGCTACGGCCTCTCGGAGACCTGCTCGTCGCTCAGCGCCCACCGCAGCGACACGCCCCGCGAGGTGGCCCGCTCCGGTCACGGGCGCCTGCTCCCCGGCGCCCTGCTGCGGGTGCTCGGCACCGACGGCGCGGCGCTCGACGCCGGCCAGGAGGGCGAGCTCGCCGTGGGCGGGGCGACGCTGATGCAGCGGTACCTCGGGGCCGCCCGCGCCGAGTGCCTCGACGCCGACGGCTTCCTGCACACGGGCGACACCGGCCACGTCGACGCCGACGGCATCGTCCACTACTCAGGGCGGCGCACCGAGATGATCAAGACCGGTGGCGCCAACGTCGCGCCGGCCGAGATCGAGGTGCAGCTCCGTGCGTTCCCGCCGGTGAAGCTCAGCCGGGTCCTCGGCGTCCCCGACGACGAGCTCGGCCAGGTCGTGGTCGCCTGCGTCGTCTGCAAGGACGGTCGGTCCACGACCGCGGCCGAGGTGCGCAGCTTCCTGCGCGAGCGCGTCGCCGCGTACAAGGTGCCCCGCCGGGTGCTGTTCCTGTCCGAGGACGAGGTGCCGATGACGACCGCCAGCACCAAGGTGCGCGACGACCGGCTGCTCGCCGTCGTCCTCGACCGGCTCGCCGCCGACCCCGATGACGGGCCCGCGCCCGCGCCGGTGCCCCGCCCACCGCTCGAGACAACGGGAGAGCGATGA
- a CDS encoding gluconate 2-dehydrogenase subunit 3 family protein: MTGPFTEDERRAVAAALDDAVPGSVDAGALGYVEQLLGAFDHEPPRIWAAPGAWSGGPGGWLELGPWERQAWRARLADWLAAYRRVAAGTTDPADLRLLHVHACEATYGDPAYGGNRDEAGWRRIGFPTPVFPPSRVGP; the protein is encoded by the coding sequence GTGACCGGGCCGTTCACCGAGGACGAGCGTCGGGCCGTGGCCGCCGCGCTCGACGACGCCGTGCCGGGCTCGGTCGACGCCGGCGCGCTCGGCTACGTCGAGCAGCTGCTCGGGGCGTTCGACCACGAGCCGCCGCGGATCTGGGCGGCTCCCGGCGCCTGGTCGGGCGGACCGGGCGGCTGGCTCGAGCTCGGCCCCTGGGAGCGCCAGGCCTGGCGGGCGCGGCTCGCCGACTGGCTCGCGGCCTACCGACGGGTGGCCGCCGGCACGACCGACCCGGCCGACCTGCGGCTCCTGCACGTGCACGCCTGCGAGGCGACCTACGGCGACCCCGCCTACGGCGGCAACCGGGACGAGGCCGGGTGGCGGCGCATCGGGTTCCCGACGCCGGTGTTCCCACCGTCGCGGGTCGGCCCGTGA
- a CDS encoding FAS1-like dehydratase domain-containing protein — MTTTDARPPDVDEPDDELDVSDLAQHMGVPMEPGELKEPVATNDIRRWVQAMHYPNPLHYDEVWASESRFGTIVAPQSFTVTCDTSHGCSPAQVGRIPDSHLIFGGDDWWFFGPRVQPGDHMVCHRMPYDYRVTTTRFAGPTCFQRGDTLYINQRGERVALQRSTSIRYRVRTAKEQRMFSEPREPDWTEDQLAELEERKGAFISQIQELGHDPRPWASVAVGDRLAEHVIGPHSLASFATEWRAYPMTVWGATAKGPTTVRAEALGYTKEMAGFEGDRRMERVNPELTDGAYYGPSRGHLQPRWAQHVGMPRGYGYGASMGAWIIDYVAGWAGEWGTITHSSAQYRSPAFTGDATFLTGEVVDTGVERRRRHHATVAVEMRNQDDAVMATATVRVELPAEEGA; from the coding sequence ATGACCACCACCGATGCCCGACCGCCCGACGTGGACGAGCCGGACGACGAGCTCGACGTGTCGGACCTGGCGCAGCACATGGGCGTGCCCATGGAGCCGGGCGAGCTCAAGGAGCCGGTCGCCACCAACGACATCCGGCGCTGGGTGCAGGCGATGCACTACCCGAACCCGCTGCACTACGACGAGGTGTGGGCGTCCGAGAGCCGGTTCGGCACGATCGTGGCGCCGCAGTCGTTCACGGTCACCTGCGACACCAGCCACGGCTGCTCGCCGGCCCAGGTCGGCCGGATCCCCGACTCGCACCTCATCTTCGGCGGCGACGACTGGTGGTTCTTCGGCCCCCGGGTCCAGCCCGGCGACCACATGGTCTGCCACCGGATGCCCTACGACTACCGGGTCACCACGACGCGCTTCGCCGGGCCGACCTGCTTCCAGCGGGGCGACACCCTCTACATCAACCAGCGCGGCGAGCGGGTCGCGCTCCAGCGCTCGACCTCGATCCGCTACCGGGTCCGCACGGCCAAGGAGCAGCGGATGTTCTCCGAGCCCCGCGAGCCCGACTGGACCGAGGACCAGCTCGCCGAGCTCGAGGAGCGCAAGGGGGCCTTCATCTCGCAGATCCAGGAGCTGGGCCACGATCCCCGCCCGTGGGCGAGCGTGGCGGTGGGCGACCGGCTGGCCGAGCACGTGATCGGGCCGCACAGCCTGGCCAGCTTCGCCACCGAGTGGCGGGCCTACCCGATGACCGTGTGGGGCGCGACGGCCAAGGGCCCCACGACCGTCCGGGCCGAGGCGCTCGGCTACACGAAGGAGATGGCCGGCTTCGAGGGCGACCGCCGGATGGAGCGGGTGAACCCCGAGCTGACCGACGGCGCCTACTACGGGCCGTCCCGCGGCCACCTCCAGCCGCGCTGGGCCCAGCACGTCGGCATGCCGCGCGGCTACGGGTACGGCGCGTCGATGGGGGCCTGGATCATCGACTACGTCGCCGGATGGGCCGGCGAGTGGGGGACGATCACGCACTCGAGCGCCCAGTACCGCAGCCCGGCGTTCACCGGCGACGCCACGTTCCTCACGGGGGAGGTCGTCGACACCGGCGTGGAGCGGCGCCGCCGGCACCACGCCACGGTCGCGGTCGAGATGCGCAACCAGGACGACGCCGTCATGGCGACGGCCACCGTGCGGGTCGAGCTGCCCGCCGAGGAGGGCGCGTGA